Proteins encoded together in one Carya illinoinensis cultivar Pawnee chromosome 3, C.illinoinensisPawnee_v1, whole genome shotgun sequence window:
- the LOC122304178 gene encoding trihelix transcription factor ASIL2-like isoform X2 yields the protein MHSAPLTPQTGSYAISKQRRTSLASMDPSLGPHCPAREDFWTEEATHTLLDAWGDRYVQLNRGNLGQKQWQEVADAVNASHAHFPNSLRSDVQCKNRIDTLKKKFKIEKARVFQSCGSYVSSWPFFALLDALIGSTFPKSSSPVAIGNRKTPHTASQAWNLSSPVPVGPRTHKRPPPAGHPRRNFLVFSAAEGEGSEDLRGSIGTESEGGRVRNGGYRELAQAIERFGEIYERVEWVKQRQMIELEKQKMQFAKDLECHRMQLLLETQVQLQKMKRARRSG from the exons GCACCTCCTTAGCCTCCATGGATCCCTCCCTGGGCCCGCACTGCCCAGCCCGCGAGGACTTTTGGACCGAGGAAGCCACTCATACTCTCCTCGATGCCTGGGGCGACCGCTACGTCCAACTCAATCGCGGCAACCTCGGTCAGAAGCAGTGGCAGGAGGTCGCCGATGCCGTCAACGCCAGTCACGCCCACTTTCCCAACTCCCTCCGCTCCGACGTCCAATGCAAGAACCGCATCGACACGCTCAAGAAGAAGTTCAAGATCGAGAAGGCTAGGGTTTTCCAGTCATGCGGCTCTTACGTCAGCTCCTGGCCCTTCTTCGCCCTCCTAGACGCTCTCATCGGTTCCACCTTCCCCAAGTCTTCATCTCCTGTCGCCATAGGAAATCGGAAAACCCCACATACGGCTTCTCAGGCGTGGAATCTCTCCTCGCCGGTGCCGGTTGGTCCCCGAACTCACAAACGCCCGCCACCAGCGGGCCACCCCCGGCGTAACTTTTTAGTTTTCTCGGCGGCGGAGGGCGAGGGTTCGGAGGACTTGAGGGGGAGCATTGGGACTGAGAGCGAAGGAGGAAGAGTGAGGAATGGTGGGTACAGAGAATTGGCGCAGGCGATAGAGAGGTTTGGGGAGATATATGAAAGAGTGGAATGGGTAAAGCAAAGGCAGATGATAGAGTTGGAGAAGCAGAAGATGCAATTCGCAAAGGATTTAGAATGCCACAGGATGCAGCTCTTGTTGGAAACGCAGGTCCAGCTTCAGAAGATGAAGCGCGCCAGGCGATCCG GATAA
- the LOC122304178 gene encoding trihelix transcription factor ASIL2-like isoform X1 — translation MHSAPLTPQTGSYAISKQRRTSLASMDPSLGPHCPAREDFWTEEATHTLLDAWGDRYVQLNRGNLGQKQWQEVADAVNASHAHFPNSLRSDVQCKNRIDTLKKKFKIEKARVFQSCGSYVSSWPFFALLDALIGSTFPKSSSPVAIGNRKTPHTASQAWNLSSPVPVGPRTHKRPPPAGHPRRNFLVFSAAEGEGSEDLRGSIGTESEGGRVRNGGYRELAQAIERFGEIYERVEWVKQRQMIELEKQKMQFAKDLECHRMQLLLETQVQLQKMKRARRSENYS, via the exons GCACCTCCTTAGCCTCCATGGATCCCTCCCTGGGCCCGCACTGCCCAGCCCGCGAGGACTTTTGGACCGAGGAAGCCACTCATACTCTCCTCGATGCCTGGGGCGACCGCTACGTCCAACTCAATCGCGGCAACCTCGGTCAGAAGCAGTGGCAGGAGGTCGCCGATGCCGTCAACGCCAGTCACGCCCACTTTCCCAACTCCCTCCGCTCCGACGTCCAATGCAAGAACCGCATCGACACGCTCAAGAAGAAGTTCAAGATCGAGAAGGCTAGGGTTTTCCAGTCATGCGGCTCTTACGTCAGCTCCTGGCCCTTCTTCGCCCTCCTAGACGCTCTCATCGGTTCCACCTTCCCCAAGTCTTCATCTCCTGTCGCCATAGGAAATCGGAAAACCCCACATACGGCTTCTCAGGCGTGGAATCTCTCCTCGCCGGTGCCGGTTGGTCCCCGAACTCACAAACGCCCGCCACCAGCGGGCCACCCCCGGCGTAACTTTTTAGTTTTCTCGGCGGCGGAGGGCGAGGGTTCGGAGGACTTGAGGGGGAGCATTGGGACTGAGAGCGAAGGAGGAAGAGTGAGGAATGGTGGGTACAGAGAATTGGCGCAGGCGATAGAGAGGTTTGGGGAGATATATGAAAGAGTGGAATGGGTAAAGCAAAGGCAGATGATAGAGTTGGAGAAGCAGAAGATGCAATTCGCAAAGGATTTAGAATGCCACAGGATGCAGCTCTTGTTGGAAACGCAGGTCCAGCTTCAGAAGATGAAGCGCGCCAGGCGATCCG AGAATTACTCATAG